A stretch of Gallus gallus isolate bGalGal1 chromosome 2, bGalGal1.mat.broiler.GRCg7b, whole genome shotgun sequence DNA encodes these proteins:
- the PTTG1IP2 gene encoding pituitary tumor-transforming gene 1 protein-interacting protein, which produces MGARWVQTLRLLGLVLLWSRAGMTEAFLATATPPAPAQACSEFSQRSCEECLRNVSCLWCFTNNTCIDYPVRSILPPSSLCSLSNARWGVCWINFEALIITIAVIAGIILVSIAVCCCYCCYCRRRFKSRPDEEEEQLARKREERRLQSLQRKHERKQKHDEIRKKYGLLQESDNPYSRFENE; this is translated from the exons ATGGGCGCGCGGTGGGTGCAGACGCTGCGGCTGTTgggcctggtgctgctctggAGCCGCGCCGGGATGACCGAGGCGTTCCTCGCCACCGCGACTCCGCCGGCACCGGCGCAGG catgTTCAGAGTTTTCCCAGAGGTCCTGTGAAGAATGTTTAAGAAATGTTTCG TGCCTTTGGTGTTTCACCAACAACACTTGTATTGATTATCCTGTAAGAAGCATTCTTCCACCATCTTCATTATGTTCACTCTCAAATGCTCGATGGGGAGTTTGCTGGA TAAACTTTGAGGCTTTAATTATCACCATAGCGGTAATAGCTGGAATCATTCTGGTGTCCATAGCAGTCTGTTGCTGTTACTGCTGTTACTGCAGAAGACGTTTCAAGAG TAGAccagatgaagaagaagaacagCTAGCTAGAAAGAGAGAGGAACGAAGACTGCAGTCTCTTCAGAG gaaacatgaaagaaaacagaagcatgatGAAATCCGTAAGAAGTATG gtCTTCTCCAGGAATCTGATAATCCGTACAGCAGATTTGAGAATGAATAA